DNA from Streptococcus parasuis:
TCAGCGATGGCGAGGGCTTTGTTGGCATTTTGTTCAATCAAGAGAACGGTTGTGCCTTGTTTTTGAATATCTTGGATAATATCAAAAATTTCTTGGATGAAGATTGGTGCTAGTCCCATTGAAGGTTCATCAAGGAGCAAGAGTTTTGGTTGGCTCATGAGAGCACGTCCCATTGCTAACATCTGTTGTTCACCACCTGAAAGGGTAGCGGCATCTTGATTTTTTCTTTCTTCCAAGCGTGGGAAACGAGCAAATATTTTCTTCAAGTTTGCTTGGTTCTCTTCACGATTATTGCGTAGGAAGGCACCCATCTCCAAGTTTTCCATAACGGTCAAACCTGCAAAAACATGACGACCTTCTGGAACTTGTGATAAACCATCTGCTACAATTTTACGGGCCGGAACTTTTTGAATCTCATTTCCAAGGAAAGAAATCGTTCCTGAAGATGGACGAACAAGTCCAGAAATCGTACGAAGGATAGAGGTTTTACCTGCACCATTGGCACCAATCAAGGTAACGACCTCTCCTTCGTTTACTTCAAATGATACATTTTTTACCGCCTCAATGACGCCATAATGTACCGATAAATTTTCAACTTTTAACATTGACATTAGGCTTCACCTCCGAGGTATGCTTCAATAACACGTTTGTTGCTACGGATTTCTGCAGGAGTTCCATGCGCAATTAAACGGCCATATTCCAATACATAAATTCGCTCTGTAACTTCCATAACCAGACTCATATCATGTTCAATCAACATGATCGTGATGTTAAATTCTTCCTTGATTTTACGGATGAGTTGGGTCAATTCTGCTGTTTCTTGTGGGTTCATACCAGCTGCAGGTTCATCCAAGAAAAGAATTTTTGGTTCAGTCGCAAGAGCACGAACGATTTCCAAACGACGTTGTTGACCGTATGGAAGGTTTTTAGCTAGAGTATCTGCATCGCCATCCAAATCAAAAATTTTCAAAAGTTCAATCGCTTTTGTTTTCAAGGTTTCTTCATTCTTATAGAATGCTGGAAGACGGAAAAAACTTGCAAAAAATTCTGCTTTCCCATGGTTACCAAGACCAATCAAAACATTTTCTAAAACG
Protein-coding regions in this window:
- a CDS encoding ABC transporter ATP-binding protein yields the protein MSMLKVENLSVHYGVIEAVKNVSFEVNEGEVVTLIGANGAGKTSILRTISGLVRPSSGTISFLGNEIQKVPARKIVADGLSQVPEGRHVFAGLTVMENLEMGAFLRNNREENQANLKKIFARFPRLEERKNQDAATLSGGEQQMLAMGRALMSQPKLLLLDEPSMGLAPIFIQEIFDIIQDIQKQGTTVLLIEQNANKALAIADRGYVLETGKVVLSGTGKELLASEEVKKAYLGG
- a CDS encoding ABC transporter ATP-binding protein; this translates as MVLLEVKDLTKNFGGLTAVGDVTMELHEGELVGLIGPNGAGKTTLFNLLTGVYEPSEGTITLAGTLLNGKAPSKIASLGLGRTFQNIRLFKNMTVLENVLIGLGNHGKAEFFASFFRLPAFYKNEETLKTKAIELLKIFDLDGDADTLAKNLPYGQQRRLEIVRALATEPKILFLDEPAAGMNPQETAELTQLIRKIKEEFNITIMLIEHDMSLVMEVTERIYVLEYGRLIAHGTPAEIRSNKRVIEAYLGGEA